In Gambusia affinis linkage group LG20, SWU_Gaff_1.0, whole genome shotgun sequence, the genomic window TAGGAAATACTCGCGGGCGGCAAAGGAAAAACTGTGTGTCCCGGCTTGTAGGGGGAGACGGGGGCTACCAGTCCGGTTCCAAGAACGGAGGAGGAGGTTACAGATGTGGAGTCTGATGTAGCAGCCTTGTTTCCAGATGTGCTGTCGTCAGAGGTAATTCCATTTATCCTTTGGCTTCCGCTGCCATCAGTCGTGCCACTTTTATTGCTATCAGactccttcttctcctccttgtCCCCGGTTTTCCCCTCCGACGGTAGAGGCGACACGGAAGTGCAGGAGCTGGGGCTGCCTGTCCTGGGCGTGAACGGCTGGCAGGTGGCGCTAGGCACCCGGAAACCAGTTTTATCTCCACTGATGCTGCTCGACGAGTCCTTCTTCTCTGAAGATTTCGAATAGGGCTTGAAGCTGGACTTGTCCTCGGCTCCGATGTCGCTCATTTTCAGCGGACCGGATTTGGCCTCCTTGTCGCTGGATCCGCTGGACGTCACGGAGGAAAGCTTGGAAGAGGACGGGGGGTCCGGCTTTCCGATTTGAGAGCAAGTCTGAGCCAAAAGAGCCAGCGGACTCTTTTTTGCGTCCAACTgcgaaaaataaaaataagatgtattaaaggaataaaaacacGTCAACATGCAAATGTTTGCAGGAGAGCAAAAACGACCGCTTTGCGTATTTTACGCACTGCGCATGAAGTTATCTCGAAGAGAAACTAAATAAACTCACCAGAATGTGCTTATACTAGAAGGTTTGCACAACATGAAAGCTTACGTTAGTTTAGAGTCACCAGCTTGCTAAATAGTTCTCAGTATGCGCAGTTATTCCAGATTTAACATCAGAGTTAAATATTCAAAGCGAATAACAACAAACCTATAAGTCTGATGcaacatttttgtacaaaaccTGCATCGGAAGCTTGACTTTCCTGTGCGCAAAAAAACAACCGTGCCCTAAATTTGCTGTAATGCTTACCTCGATGGGACTAACTGGAGTGGACGGCAGAGGCTGGAGGTACTCCGGGTGTAAGATGTGTCCTGCCCGAGCGGTGAGCATTTTCAGCACCTTGATGGGAAGACGGCCGGCTTGGCGAAAGGGATCCGATGGAGAGACGCAGTGGTGGACGGACAGTCGGCTGATGTTCGTTGCTCCTTTCTCCCCCACCGAGGAGCCGCTCTCCCACGCTGGATTCGTGCTATTTCTCAGAACAGACACCAAGGGCGATGTGATCATGACCCGATTCTCGTACAAATGGTCGGAAAAGACATGTGGAGATCAGAGAAAGCCAGCGGTCAggattgttttaatgttaattagAGCCTCGCCCaggaaaaatgcaaataaataataaatatcctTAAATCGGAGTCGGAATGAGAGAGCAGGAATGAGAGAGCAGAATCCGTGCGTCTTCATCCCCTGCGACGCTCCAGCAGTGTGGGCTCTAGGTCCCAGGGAGAACTTGGTATAACTGGCAGGAGGGATCACTCcgcctccccctcctcctcagcGGCGTCTGAATCAGTCCGCAGCCCCCCAATCAAAAAGAGATCCCACCAAATGTGATGGAAGGTGGAAGTAACATGACGTTTCCTACCTCACACTCACGTCTGGTTCAGTTTTCAGCAACATGCGCTCTTTTAATTTGGAGATTTTTATCTGCGTATTTGCGTAATTGGAGAACTGACGCATGCGCTGCGCCCCTGCTGCTTGTGTGTACACATTTAGCTTTTCTGGAGCAACATGATCGATAGATAAAGATCATCCAAACACGAATTCCATGAAATGAACAGAAGGTATTAAAGAATTTGAGCtctaagatttttcttttcatcctttttgAATTTTGTGCAGTTCATGCATGTAAACACTTCAAAGTTGATAGACCACAGAGGACAGTTTTTGACATACAATTAATAAACTTAATTCAATTAGAACATTATCAGCGAAAGTACTACAGTAAATAACATTCATAAAGTAAAATGCACACGTATTCCTAAAAAGTGTTCTTTcagactttaattttaatttttaagattATGACTTTAAGACTAATAAAAACGTATAATTCAGTTTCTTAGTTAAATCCAAATACAGTATGTAATTTACGATCACATATAAATAAGGTTTTGTAGCTCTGAGCAACAACCCAGACCAGTCCCAGAAACTTTTGGTGCCTTCTGGTTCAGGAGTGACTGAATAAAATAGTTGTAGTTGATGTTCTGAATAGTCTGTCCATCTGTAGCCCACACATATATATTCTCCCCTAATTTCTTAAATGGAGTTTCCCTTACAGTTCTCCTAAGTTTTCAcacatattttccttccactaaacattttaatacagcaGTCTCTGAACTACCAGCTTGCTTAACAATGATCGTTTGAAGCTTTCTCTCTTTGAGGAATGTGTCAGAGTGTCTGCTAGACAAATGTCATGTCAAAAGTCTGCACACAGTGGGAAAGACTACAGCATGTGAATAGcttcaatgtatttaattaatatcatattttattgtaattttataatgTAATGATATTAAGTTTTCTTTATCCGAAAGCCATAATAATCATGTCAGAAACTTTGTGTAGGAGCTGTTCAGAGGGGTTTgaattaaattactaaaatacctaaacattttaatttttttttaaattttttaccaATAGTCAGAGATATACCTGCATGAagcaaagattttttatttttttttttaaaaaggagtaTGGATGCACCATTGTAGATAAAAACCTTCAATATGTAACATCTTTCACATGTGTGTCTCCAGGTCGTTTTCTACTGAGAGGCAAGAAGGGGCCCAATGATAATCTTTGGGTGGCACACCTAAACCAAAAGGCAAAAATAGCTCTTTAATATGAGCTGCAACACTGTGGTGGTACTTAGTGAGGTGGTGCCAGGAGGAAGTGGTAGATTTAGAAGTAGTACATTGTAAAGG contains:
- the LOC122822700 gene encoding zinc finger protein 503-like; this encodes MITSPLVSVLRNSTNPAWESGSSVGEKGATNISRLSVHHCVSPSDPFRQAGRLPIKVLKMLTARAGHILHPEYLQPLPSTPVSPIELDAKKSPLALLAQTCSQIGKPDPPSSSKLSSVTSSGSSDKEAKSGPLKMSDIGAEDKSSFKPYSKSSEKKDSSSSISGDKTGFRVPSATCQPFTPRTGSPSSCTSVSPLPSEGKTGDKEEKKESDSNKSGTTDGSGSQRINGITSDDSTSGNKAATSDSTSVTSSSVLGTGLVAPVSPYKPGHTVFPLPPASISYPGSLAGAYAGYPQHFLPPGMTLDPTKPSSQLLSAQFAAASSLGCSKAGSSPLAGASPPSLMSASLCRDPYCLSYHCTSHLSGASGANCAHDSALKSGYQLMYPTHPLHGVHSSAPSFSGHPLYPYGFMLPNDPLPHVCNWVSANGPCDKRFSSSEELLSHLRTHTSFAGTEKLISGYPGSATLANAAAAAAMACHMHIPSNGSPGSPSALALRGPHHPLGLSSRYHPYSKSPLPAPGAPVPVPAATGPYYSPYALYGQRLTTASALGYQ